The genomic region GAAAATTGACCAATGTATCACGCTGAAGggaataaaattgatttaattaaGATGTGgtagttttacttgttttaaGGGCAAAATTTCACCAACTGGTTGGACAAACAGGTATCCATTGTTGGGTAAAATATAGGGTAAAGTATATACAGATATCATCATTACTTCAacttgtttttatatttatgaaatgtAATTCATTCATTTCAACATTCCcagcatagcatatatatatatatatatgaaaaactCTTCTCGTAATTAAACACATATCTGTTTCGATCTGAGCGTCCACGTAATGAAgtataaaatgttgataatatcaaCTTCATGTGATACATTTGTCCCATAATATAATAAGTTACAATGCAGAGTTATATATTGATGTGATCTGACTTCAACACTTGACTTAGACTGACACTAGTATCTGATGATTGACTTTTCTCAATACCGAAGGTTTTAATCGATATCAGTGCGAATCAAATTTCAGTAGCTCTAAATTGAGATAAAGAATTATTTCATACGAGTGCTCTTAACAAATATGTCAACACCCTGTCGCTGCAGAAGTTGATATCGAGACAGCTGTGTAAAGCGCTTCTTTGGATATTAATTACGAcgtttttgtacattttgtttaatttggaCATTGAACACTACCACTGATACAAAATTACATCTGGAAAAAGTCATAATTTCCGTTTTTTGAGGTACAGAGAGAGTGGTGTTATTTTGAGGGGAGAGTTTTGACGACAGCGTATGATTTTTTCAACAACGAATAAGTTTACAAGAATGGATGTATAGCTGAGAGGTTTTCGTACATAGGGAGCGTGTTTATTTGTATTCAGTGTATATTTTCATCGCCATAGTTTTGTTTACCTTCAACGGGTGTAATATATCggttttatattattaaaagcTGGCAGGATGACAGATGTGACTGCCCAACCGAGCAACCGTACTTGTAATCACCAAATGATTTATCACTGTCCTCACATATCACCAACTCAAATGACAGTATTTATAATATGGGACGCCTTCATATTGATAGGAATTGTATTAGGAAACTCTCTGGTAATATTGTCACTTTTGAAGTACCCGAGAATGAGAACGCCTTCTAACATCCTTCTAGCAAGTTTGGCAACTGCAGATTTATTTGTTGCTTTTGTATGCCTTCCAGTAGATATTTTAATCGGACTAGGTGTCTTGCCGTGGACTAGTACCTGGCAATGCGTGGGTGGGGCTGCCGCCATCTTATCAGTCAGTGCAGTGTCTACTTGGCATATGACTGCAGTGACATTCGAACGGTATCTTGCCATCACCAAACCTTACAGACACCACACTATAATGACTCTGCGAGCAATCTCGATCCTAATCATTGGTACATGGACGGTAGCTATATGTGTAAGCAGCCTAGCGTTTCTGGATTTTGGAAATAACGTTCCTTGCTTACAGGATGGTTGTTGCGACCTACTCCTGGTGCTTTCACCGGTCCTGAGAGTCCTGGCGATAGTGATTGGTTCCCTATTGCCGTGTATGGTCATGACTGTGATGTATACCAAAATGATCCGATGTGCTCAACTTCAGCTAAAGAGAATAAGTGCATCTGAAGTTCAGTCCTGTCATAAAACTAAAGGAGCATTTTTAGAACAAGT from Apostichopus japonicus isolate 1M-3 chromosome 2, ASM3797524v1, whole genome shotgun sequence harbors:
- the LOC139972789 gene encoding adenosine receptor A2b-like, encoding MTDVTAQPSNRTCNHQMIYHCPHISPTQMTVFIIWDAFILIGIVLGNSLVILSLLKYPRMRTPSNILLASLATADLFVAFVCLPVDILIGLGVLPWTSTWQCVGGAAAILSVSAVSTWHMTAVTFERYLAITKPYRHHTIMTLRAISILIIGTWTVAICVSSLAFLDFGNNVPCLQDGCCDLLLVLSPVLRVLAIVIGSLLPCMVMTVMYTKMIRCAQLQLKRISASEVQSCHKTKGAFLEQVAQKFQRRDLKAAKTVALVLGAFLIAWTPASAIALSDFIIPWFIDSHYSTFYILQLCLFHIAFANSFVNPVIYCYRNREFRNSFIKLLQICLPEKLKCRARVLEDEGVMTVACADDDNIITEVVK